One window of Anaerolineales bacterium genomic DNA carries:
- a CDS encoding cytochrome c3 family protein, whose amino-acid sequence MLHRIRLRTPHIQALSLILGFGFLAFAVALFASPALASPASQPALQEDKPGNDFCLACHQEEGLDKTFGNESLPVTINPTEFGFSVHSEEGIGCVDCHTNISDYPHPGVNVKNTRDYTLNYLETCKECHEEQYDKTHNSVHQTAFDEGNKNAAVCMDCHNPHTQRRLTGKTSGELTPSARLEIPAICAQCHADVYDIYKTSVHGKALTEENNTDVPTCIDCHGVHDIQSPETVTFRNSTPFLCAKCHTDPAIMSKYGISTNVLNSYVSDFHGATVKLFEEQFPDQPTNKPVCTDCHGLHDISKVDNPETGIAMQENLLVKCQRCHPDATANFPASWMSHYEPSPENYPIVYYVNLFYKFFIPAVLGGMILFILTDIYRRIVNRVKGVKHA is encoded by the coding sequence ATGCTTCATCGGATACGGCTTCGCACGCCTCACATCCAGGCCCTAAGCCTGATTCTCGGCTTCGGTTTTCTTGCTTTCGCCGTGGCACTGTTCGCTTCGCCCGCCCTGGCATCTCCCGCTTCCCAGCCTGCCTTACAGGAGGATAAACCCGGGAACGATTTTTGTCTCGCCTGCCACCAGGAGGAGGGACTTGATAAAACCTTCGGCAATGAATCGCTTCCGGTCACCATCAACCCCACCGAATTCGGCTTCTCCGTTCACAGCGAAGAGGGCATTGGCTGTGTGGACTGCCATACCAATATCAGCGACTATCCCCATCCCGGTGTAAATGTAAAAAACACCCGCGACTACACCTTGAACTATCTTGAAACCTGCAAGGAATGTCACGAGGAACAATACGACAAGACTCACAACAGCGTGCATCAAACCGCTTTCGATGAAGGCAATAAGAACGCTGCCGTCTGCATGGATTGTCACAACCCGCACACGCAGAGGCGCCTGACAGGCAAGACGAGCGGCGAACTCACCCCGTCTGCGCGCCTGGAGATCCCTGCGATCTGCGCACAATGCCATGCCGATGTTTACGATATCTATAAGACAAGCGTGCATGGAAAGGCGCTTACAGAGGAAAACAACACCGACGTTCCGACATGCATCGACTGCCATGGCGTGCATGACATCCAATCGCCCGAAACCGTCACTTTCCGCAACAGCACGCCCTTCCTGTGCGCCAAATGCCACACCGACCCAGCCATCATGTCGAAGTACGGCATTTCAACGAATGTGCTCAACTCGTACGTATCGGATTTTCATGGCGCAACGGTAAAACTCTTCGAGGAACAATTCCCCGACCAGCCCACCAATAAACCGGTCTGCACCGACTGCCACGGCTTGCATGATATTTCGAAGGTGGATAACCCCGAGACCGGCATTGCCATGCAGGAAAACCTGCTCGTCAAATGCCAGCGCTGCCATCCCGATGCCACGGCCAATTTCCCCGCCTCCTGGATGAGCCACTACGAACCCAGCCCCGAGAATTATCCCATCGTCTATTACGTCAACCTCTTTTATAAATTCTTCATCCCGGCGGTGCTGGGCGGCATGATCCTCTTCATCCTGACCGATATTTACCGCCGCATCGTCAACCGCGTGAAAGGAGTCAAGCACGCATGA